In Daphnia pulex isolate KAP4 chromosome 7, ASM2113471v1, one genomic interval encodes:
- the LOC124198771 gene encoding uncharacterized protein LOC124198771: MRFSLCCVILLAVVAVNYVQSADPAKKDENEGRIFLSTFTVILSTVTSVTTIGTTTTCTTSTSALKTCSVGRRRRGLFYDDAENQGRARRGLFYNDDEDLVKAESAPVKRSAQTVEAPAAPSVTIDKTWVPLTVESGFSVPDGSPVAGGARFKLAYGTSTVTSTSTSTATRSLTATCGSTTSFQLCSGAGK; the protein is encoded by the exons atgCGTTTCTCCCTTTGCTGCGTGATTCTGTTGGCCGTCGTTGCGGTGAACTACGTCCAATCCGCCGATCCTGCCAAGAAGGACGAGAATGAAGGCCGAATCTTTTTGAGCACCTTCACAGTCATCCTGTCGACCGTCACTTCAGTCACCACAATCGGGACCACTACCACCTGCACCACGTCGACATCGGCGTTGAAGACCTGCTCGGTTGGCCGACGTCGTCGCGGTCTCTTCTACGATGACGCCGAGAACCAGGGACGTGCCCGTCGTGGACTCTTCTACAACGACGATGAAGATTTAGTCAAGGCGGAATCTGCTCCCGTCAAAAG ATCGGCCCAGACCGTTGAAGCACCTGCCGCTCCTTCCGTGACCATCGACAAGACCTGGGTCCCTCTGACCGTCGAGTCCGGTTTCAGCGTTCCCGATGGATCCCCAGTTGCTGGCGGCGCTCGCTTCAAGCTGGCCTACGGGACATCCACCGTGACTTCCACTTCCACGTCGACGGCCACTCGATCCTTGACGGCCACCTGTGGCAGCACCACCAGCTTCCAGCTTTGCTCAGGCGCcggcaaataa
- the LOC124198775 gene encoding uncharacterized protein LOC124198775, with amino-acid sequence MRFEIVCLLALAAVSAYATSPVAPAQPERFLLSTGTLSFTTFTVVKYSTTITTTFTSTTSCTTSTAALTTCTIGRRRRGLFYDEAAAQGRDRRGLFYNDEEVDSKDGSVFLPSEKASDPVAEVSSTSIDESSVVPLEIEAGFAVPEGSGPNRFLLAIGTSTITSIIVTSTTVSLTAFCASTSGFPVCGGAGK; translated from the exons ATGcgctttgaaattgtttgtctGCTGGCTCTGGCCGCAGTTTCCGCTTACGCCACATCACCAGTCGCTCCCGCCCAGCCGGAACGATTTCTCCTATCCACCGGCACTTTGTCGTTCACCACCTTCACGGTCGTCAAGTACagcaccaccatcaccaccacttTTACGTCCACCACCAGCTGCACGACCTCAACAGCCGCCCTGACCACTTGCACCATCGGCCGACGTCGTCGCGGTCTCTTCTACGACGAAGCCGCCGCCCAGGGCCGTGACCGACGCGGACTCTTTTACAACGACGAAGAGGTCGACAGCAAGGACGGCAGTGTCTTCCTTCCATCTGAAAA GGCCAGCGATCCAGTCGCCGAGGTGAGCAGCACATCGATCGACGAATCTTCCGTCGTTCCTTTGGAAATTGAAGCCGGATTCGCCGTGCCGGAAGGCAGCGGACCCAACCGCTTCTTGCTGGCCATTGGCACGTCGACCATCACCAGTATCATCGTCACCTCCACCACCGTTAGTCTGACAGCCTTCTGCGCCAGCACGAGCGGTTTCCCCGTCTGCGGAGGTGccggcaaataa
- the LOC124198777 gene encoding uncharacterized protein LOC124198777: MIHPDKQPTFIYFLVIVFALTLTTWIINNRIFQSHLCISSTPAIFKNDFSEATFKSADQMSAKEIFRYLHWTNSTSCLFAVDFGFNIVMGDPITAPDGHKAVCLDPSVSPEFDDCLVYSFGINNQWSFDEAMAQYGCHVFAFDPSMGVGDHDRSPYIHFYKLGLAGNEDLQPSGGWNVSTASSIYQMLTRRHGDKVVDVIKMDVEFAEWQVIPQMLRSGFLADKVKQLAVEIHFKQDDPLELFQSRIGVLQELESTSSFSNKNKSGKFVRFSSRPNLWLKRPISILGGQEEFIGLELAWYNSRFYEAAD, from the coding sequence atgaTTCATCCGGATAAGCAACCGACGTTCATCTATTTTCTAGTCATCGTTTTCGCATTGACTTTGACCACTTGGATTATCAACAATCGAATATTTCAGAGTCATTTGTGTATTAGTAGTACCCCcgcgatttttaaaaatgacttTTCAGAAGCAACTTTCAAATCAGCTGATCAAATGTCGGCCAAAGAAATCTTCCGCTATTTGCATTGGACCAACAGCACGTCGTGTTTGTTCGCCGTCGATTTCGGTTTCAACATCGTCATGGGCGATCCCATCACGGCTCCCGACGGCCACAAAGCCGTTTGCCTCGATCCGTCCGTCTCGCCGGAATTCGACGATTGCCTAGTCTACTCGTTCGGCATCAACAATCAGTGGTCGTTTGACGAAGCCATGGCCCAGTACGGCTGTCACGTTTTCGCCTTCGATCCTTCGATGGGCGTCGGCGATCACGACCGCAGTCCCTACATCCATTTCTACAAACTCGGACTGGCCGGAAATGAAGATTTACAGCCATCCGGCGGATGGAATGTCAGCACCGCTTCGTCCATTTACCAAATGCTGACGCGTCGTCACGGCGACAAAGTCGTCGACGTCATCAAAATGGACGTTGAATTCGCCGAGTGGCAAGTGATCCCGCAAATGTTGCGATCCGGATTCCTGGCCGACAAAGTCAAACAATTGGCCGTCGAGATCCATTTCAAACAAGACGATCCGCTGGAACTGTTCCAGAGTCGCATTGGCGTCCTCCAAGAACTCGAATCGACGtcgtcattttcaaataaaaataaaagcgggaAATTTGTCCGTTTCAGCTCACGACCGAATCTGTGGCTCAAGCG